The Mucilaginibacter mallensis genome has a segment encoding these proteins:
- a CDS encoding rod shape-determining protein MreD, translating into MIRTILVNFIRFVLLVFIQVFLLKNITLYNLATPYLYILFIMLLPFDTPNLLLFVLAFVMGLTIDAFYDTPGLHAAACVVLALVRILFISITVQKEGFDNEPEPTLSIMGFRWFFTYALTLTLFHHFFLFNLEVFRISDIQYTLSRFVLSSLFTVFLMLVIGLLFFRKKERK; encoded by the coding sequence ATGATCAGGACAATACTCGTTAATTTTATCCGGTTTGTATTACTGGTGTTTATACAGGTGTTTTTGTTAAAAAATATCACCCTGTATAACCTGGCTACGCCTTACCTGTACATTTTGTTCATCATGCTGCTGCCCTTTGATACGCCAAACTTATTACTGTTTGTATTGGCGTTTGTAATGGGCCTAACTATTGATGCTTTTTATGATACCCCGGGCCTGCACGCTGCAGCTTGCGTGGTACTGGCATTGGTACGTATATTATTCATCAGCATAACGGTACAAAAAGAAGGCTTTGATAACGAGCCCGAACCCACCCTGAGCATTATGGGTTTCAGGTGGTTTTTTACATACGCATTAACCCTTACCCTATTTCATCACTTTTTCCTTTTCAACCTTGAAGTTTTTCGCATTTCTGACATACAATATACACTAAGCCGCTTTGTTTTAAGCTCTTTATTTACCGTATTTTTAATGTTGGTTATAGGCTTGTTATTTTTCAGGAAGAAAGAACGTAAATGA
- a CDS encoding rod shape-determining protein, with product MGLFNFFTQEIAIDLGTANTLIIHNDKVVVDEPSIVAFDRTTNKVIAIGRQAMQMEGKTHDNIRTVRPLKDGVIADFNAAEHMIRGMIKMINPGKGWFFPSLRMVICIPSGITEVEKRAVRDSAEIAGAKEVYLIHEPMAAAVGIGIDVEEPMGNMIIDIGGGTTEIAVIALSGIVCDQSIRVAGDNFDSDIVQYIRRQHNIMIGDRTAEKIKIEVGAALPELADPPADFAVQGRDLMTGVPKQIMVSYTEIAHCLDKSISKIEEAILKALEITPPELSADIYQTGIYLTGGGALLRGLDKRVASKTKLPVHVAEDPLRAVVRGTGTALKNIGNFKFLMQ from the coding sequence ATGGGTTTATTTAATTTTTTTACGCAAGAAATTGCCATTGACTTAGGTACCGCAAATACCCTCATCATACATAACGATAAAGTAGTTGTCGATGAACCATCGATAGTAGCTTTTGATCGTACAACAAACAAAGTTATTGCCATTGGGCGCCAGGCCATGCAAATGGAAGGTAAAACCCACGACAATATCCGTACCGTTCGCCCGCTTAAAGATGGTGTAATTGCCGACTTTAACGCTGCCGAACACATGATACGCGGCATGATAAAAATGATCAACCCTGGTAAGGGCTGGTTTTTCCCGTCGCTGCGTATGGTGATCTGTATACCATCGGGTATTACCGAGGTGGAGAAGCGTGCTGTACGTGACAGCGCCGAAATTGCAGGAGCCAAAGAGGTTTACTTAATACATGAGCCAATGGCTGCCGCGGTAGGTATTGGTATTGATGTGGAAGAGCCTATGGGCAACATGATCATTGATATTGGTGGTGGTACTACCGAGATCGCGGTTATCGCGTTATCAGGTATCGTGTGCGACCAGTCTATCCGTGTTGCGGGTGATAATTTCGACTCTGATATTGTACAATACATTCGTCGCCAGCATAACATCATGATCGGCGACCGTACTGCTGAGAAGATAAAAATTGAGGTTGGCGCGGCATTGCCTGAACTGGCAGATCCACCGGCTGATTTTGCCGTACAGGGTCGTGATTTGATGACCGGTGTACCAAAGCAGATCATGGTATCTTATACCGAGATTGCACATTGTTTAGATAAATCTATCTCTAAAATAGAAGAAGCGATATTAAAGGCGCTGGAAATTACCCCGCCGGAGCTTTCGGCTGATATTTACCAAACCGGTATTTACTTAACTGGTGGTGGCGCATTACTGCGTGGCCTTGATAAACGTGTGGCATCAAAAACCAAACTACCCGTTCACGTTGCCGAAGATCCGCTTCGCGCCGTAGTACGTGGTACAGGTACCGCTTTGAAAAATATTGGTAATTTTAAATTCTTAATGCAATAG
- the mrdA gene encoding penicillin-binding protein 2, giving the protein MNTFFVRRYVIAGIFITIILILLAKLFYIQIIDKQYSIYATKNVLRQIKIYPARGPILDRNNKVLVQNQAFYDIMVTPKQVKPFDTLEFCKLLDITKDDFDVAFEKAKKYYPNQASPLVKQLTVEKYASIQERLSEFPGFEAITRYLRFYPDSVAAQFLGYIGEVNDDQIKRSHGNYHQGDYIGITGVEKSYEDVLRGQVGIKNMVYDSHNRPKGSYMNGALDTPAVAGERLTSSLDMTIQKLGEQLMQNKVGSIIAIEPSTGEILCFVSSPTYDPNLMVGRERGNNAAKMYKDPYTPFLIRPIQAYYPPGSSFKPLNALIALQAGLITPETSYYCTGAYKGGLPRCDEPHGQSDLARAIAVSCNTYFSSVFERLMNVNGAKNIDTTFVDWRKKVSRFSFGERLDIDLPNEGRGFLPTAQLYNKKFGVNHWRSNSILSLAIGQGELEATPLQMANIECTIANHGFYYRPHLIKAIGDRKITKAEYTQRNYVGIDAQYFEPVINGMQQVVESGTAHNSQIPGIVMCGKTGTAQNPHGKNHSIFVAFAPRENPKIAIAVVVENAGQGAWYAAPIASYIVEKYLTDTIKRSMSDFNRIKDANLMPDPTFYYSQIRKEAARDSIRKAKADSIRKRGTIKSVATKKRNDNRIAVLTSAIKGKENE; this is encoded by the coding sequence ATGAATACTTTTTTTGTACGGCGGTATGTCATCGCAGGGATTTTTATTACTATCATACTTATTCTACTTGCCAAGCTGTTTTATATACAGATAATTGACAAGCAGTACAGCATTTACGCCACCAAAAACGTACTCAGGCAAATTAAGATCTATCCCGCCCGCGGACCGATCCTCGACCGTAATAACAAAGTGCTGGTACAAAACCAGGCTTTTTATGATATTATGGTAACCCCCAAACAGGTAAAACCATTTGATACGCTTGAATTCTGTAAACTACTGGACATCACCAAAGATGATTTTGACGTTGCCTTTGAAAAGGCGAAAAAATACTACCCTAACCAGGCATCACCCCTGGTAAAACAATTAACGGTTGAAAAATATGCCTCTATACAGGAAAGGCTTTCTGAATTTCCCGGCTTTGAGGCAATTACCCGCTACCTGCGTTTTTACCCTGATTCAGTTGCCGCACAGTTCCTGGGGTATATTGGAGAGGTGAATGACGATCAGATCAAACGCTCACACGGCAATTATCATCAGGGCGACTATATCGGCATCACCGGTGTAGAAAAATCATACGAGGATGTTTTAAGGGGGCAAGTGGGCATAAAAAACATGGTGTACGACTCGCACAACAGGCCAAAGGGCAGCTATATGAACGGCGCACTTGATACGCCTGCAGTGGCCGGCGAACGGCTTACATCATCGCTTGATATGACCATACAAAAGCTTGGTGAACAATTGATGCAAAATAAAGTAGGCAGTATTATAGCTATTGAGCCATCAACCGGCGAAATATTGTGCTTTGTAAGCAGCCCAACTTATGACCCTAACCTGATGGTAGGCCGTGAACGTGGTAATAACGCCGCCAAGATGTATAAAGACCCATATACGCCGTTTTTAATACGGCCAATACAGGCATATTACCCACCGGGTTCATCATTTAAACCGTTGAACGCGTTAATTGCTTTACAAGCCGGACTTATAACCCCAGAAACTTCCTATTACTGTACCGGCGCCTACAAGGGCGGCCTTCCACGTTGCGATGAGCCCCATGGCCAATCAGACCTGGCACGGGCCATTGCCGTATCATGTAATACCTATTTTTCCAGCGTTTTCGAACGGCTGATGAATGTTAATGGCGCGAAGAATATTGACACAACTTTTGTCGACTGGCGCAAAAAAGTGAGTAGGTTTAGTTTTGGTGAAAGGCTGGATATTGATTTACCCAATGAAGGCCGGGGCTTTTTACCCACAGCACAGCTTTATAATAAAAAGTTTGGTGTTAACCACTGGCGCTCAAACTCCATACTTTCGCTGGCCATTGGTCAGGGTGAGTTGGAGGCAACCCCTTTGCAAATGGCTAATATTGAGTGTACCATTGCCAATCACGGCTTTTATTACAGGCCGCACCTTATTAAAGCCATTGGCGATAGAAAAATCACCAAAGCCGAATACACACAACGCAATTATGTAGGTATTGATGCGCAATACTTTGAGCCTGTAATTAACGGCATGCAACAGGTGGTTGAAAGTGGAACGGCCCATAATTCGCAGATCCCGGGTATAGTAATGTGCGGTAAAACTGGTACAGCGCAAAACCCGCATGGTAAAAACCACTCGATATTTGTAGCTTTTGCACCAAGGGAAAATCCTAAGATCGCTATCGCCGTAGTTGTTGAAAATGCCGGGCAGGGCGCATGGTATGCGGCTCCTATTGCCAGCTATATTGTTGAAAAATATTTAACAGATACCATTAAACGGTCAATGAGTGATTTTAACCGGATAAAGGACGCCAACTTAATGCCTGATCCTACCTTTTATTATTCTCAAATTAGAAAAGAAGCGGCAAGGGACAGCATTAGAAAGGCAAAGGCAGATAGTATCCGTAAAAGAGGTACCATAAAAAGTGTCGCCACAAAAAAGCGTAATGATAATAGGATAGCAGTTTTAACATCAGCCATAAAAGGGAAGGAAAATGAATAA
- the mreC gene encoding rod shape-determining protein MreC, with protein MRNLLIFITKYNAFFLFLIFEISALIIYVKYNAFQKASFINSSNEVTGKLYTQVNGLYEYMSLKAVNDSLAHENANLRNQLKSSFYIDTIAKHKVSDTVFKKQYEYITAKVINNSFNRAYNYITINRGSLDGIAVGMGVISSTGIVGKVVNVTPHMANVQSMLNKYSRFSVMLANNKEIGSIQWTDDLDPHKGVLVDVSTNAQPKISEAVLTSGYSLFPEGIMVGRVSNLRTKGGGMEITLAVDFSKLQYVNVVDNKFQKEQDDIETLQKKDDQDNTR; from the coding sequence ATGCGTAATCTTTTAATCTTCATTACTAAGTACAACGCATTTTTTTTATTCCTTATTTTTGAGATAAGCGCGCTCATTATCTACGTTAAATACAACGCCTTTCAAAAAGCCTCTTTTATTAACAGCTCTAATGAGGTTACCGGCAAATTGTACACCCAGGTTAATGGCTTATATGAGTATATGTCGTTAAAAGCAGTGAATGATAGCCTGGCCCATGAAAATGCCAATTTGCGCAATCAGCTTAAATCATCATTCTATATTGATACTATAGCCAAACACAAGGTATCTGATACGGTGTTTAAAAAACAGTATGAATACATAACTGCTAAGGTGATCAACAATTCATTTAACCGTGCTTATAACTACATCACCATAAACCGTGGCAGTTTGGATGGTATTGCTGTGGGTATGGGTGTTATCAGCAGCACGGGCATTGTTGGCAAAGTGGTAAATGTTACGCCGCACATGGCCAATGTACAATCCATGCTGAACAAGTATAGCCGCTTCAGTGTTATGCTGGCTAATAACAAGGAAATAGGATCGATACAATGGACGGATGACCTCGATCCACATAAGGGTGTCTTGGTTGATGTAAGTACTAACGCCCAGCCAAAAATTAGCGAAGCTGTATTAACATCGGGCTACTCATTGTTTCCTGAAGGGATAATGGTTGGCAGGGTTAGTAACCTGCGCACTAAAGGCGGGGGTATGGAAATAACACTTGCTGTTGATTTCAGCAAATTACAATACGTAAACGTAGTAGATAACAAATTTCAAAAAGAGCAGGACGACATAGAAACACTGCAAAAAAAGGATGATCAGGACAATACTCGTTAA
- the purH gene encoding bifunctional phosphoribosylaminoimidazolecarboxamide formyltransferase/IMP cyclohydrolase codes for MSQSVQIKNALISVYYKDNLEPIIHELNRLGVKIYTTGGTETFIRSLGVDVIAVEDLTSYPSILGGRVKTLHPKVFGGILARRNFDSDEQQLAQYEIPEIDLVIVDLYPFEETVKSGAGADDVIEKIDIGGISLIRAAAKNFKDVVIVASKDDYGQLENLLTTQAGTTTLDQRRTFAQKAFNISSNYDTAIFQYFNQEEPMPVFKQSIQTSQILRYGENPHQKGVFYGNLDAMFTKLNGKELSYNNLVDVDAAVALIDEFTEPTIAILKHTNACGIASRSFIKEAWMDALACDPVSAFGGVIIANDEINAETATEIDKIFYEVLIAPAYTDEAVKILQGKKNRIILIRQPVELPVKQFKTLLNGVIEQDKDAVIEGPAQMTTATTKQPTEQELKDLFFANKVVKHTKSNTIVFAKNSQLMASGVGQTSRVDSLKQAIVKAESFGFDLKGAVMASDAFFPFPDCAEIAADAGITAILQPGGSIKDQDSINMSNEKGIAMVTTGVRHFKH; via the coding sequence ATGAGCCAGTCTGTTCAAATAAAAAACGCGCTAATTTCTGTTTACTATAAAGACAACCTTGAGCCTATAATTCACGAGTTAAACCGCCTGGGTGTAAAAATATATACAACCGGTGGTACCGAAACTTTTATACGCTCACTTGGGGTTGATGTAATTGCTGTTGAGGACCTTACCTCTTACCCGTCCATATTAGGTGGCCGTGTAAAAACCCTGCACCCTAAGGTGTTCGGCGGTATACTGGCACGCAGAAATTTTGATAGCGATGAGCAGCAATTAGCGCAATACGAGATCCCGGAAATTGACCTGGTGATCGTTGATCTTTATCCGTTTGAGGAAACTGTAAAATCAGGCGCTGGCGCCGATGATGTGATCGAAAAGATCGACATCGGTGGTATCTCCCTTATCCGCGCAGCGGCTAAAAACTTCAAAGATGTGGTTATCGTGGCATCAAAAGATGATTACGGTCAACTGGAGAACCTGCTTACCACACAAGCCGGTACCACAACCTTAGATCAGCGCCGTACCTTCGCTCAAAAAGCATTCAACATTTCATCAAACTATGATACCGCCATCTTCCAGTATTTTAACCAGGAAGAACCAATGCCGGTATTTAAACAAAGCATACAAACCAGCCAGATTCTGCGTTACGGCGAAAACCCGCATCAAAAAGGTGTTTTCTACGGTAACCTTGACGCTATGTTCACCAAACTGAATGGTAAGGAATTATCATACAACAACCTGGTTGATGTTGATGCCGCTGTTGCCCTTATTGATGAATTTACCGAACCAACCATCGCCATATTAAAACATACCAATGCTTGCGGTATCGCTTCGCGCTCTTTTATTAAAGAAGCATGGATGGATGCGCTTGCCTGCGACCCAGTATCAGCCTTCGGTGGTGTTATCATCGCTAACGACGAGATCAATGCTGAAACAGCAACTGAGATAGACAAGATATTTTACGAGGTATTAATTGCACCTGCTTACACCGATGAGGCTGTTAAGATTTTACAGGGCAAGAAAAACCGTATCATCCTGATCCGCCAGCCGGTTGAATTACCTGTTAAACAGTTTAAGACACTATTAAATGGTGTTATTGAACAAGATAAAGACGCGGTTATCGAAGGTCCGGCTCAAATGACAACTGCTACTACAAAACAGCCAACTGAGCAGGAATTGAAAGATCTTTTCTTTGCTAACAAAGTGGTTAAGCATACCAAATCAAACACTATCGTATTCGCCAAAAACAGTCAGCTGATGGCAAGTGGCGTGGGTCAAACTTCAAGGGTTGATTCATTAAAACAAGCCATTGTAAAAGCGGAAAGCTTTGGTTTTGATTTAAAAGGAGCGGTTATGGCATCTGATGCTTTCTTCCCGTTCCCGGATTGTGCCGAGATTGCTGCTGATGCAGGTATTACTGCTATTTTACAACCCGGCGGATCAATCAAGGACCAGGATTCCATCAACATGAGCAATGAAAAAGGCATAGCGATGGTTACTACCGGTGTACGCCATTTTAAACATTAA